In Euphorbia lathyris chromosome 9, ddEupLath1.1, whole genome shotgun sequence, the following are encoded in one genomic region:
- the LOC136206468 gene encoding glutathione synthetase, chloroplastic — MGTSHSSSLSLSLSFPTTTPNPSHCHLLPPTPLTNNSIPLFASLLLKPTSNFVSQHHYSPFSSSKIVTLRSGREKLMEIQQGTGTSTTPNFDLHGIDDDLVAKMVYDALVWCSLHGLVVGDRSVQRSGKVPGVGIVHAPFALLPVSFPENQFKQACEVAPIFNELIDRVSLDGNFLQESLSRTKKVDAFTSRLLDIHSKMLEMNKIEKIRLGLHRSDYMLDEETKLLLQIELNTISTSFPGLSCLVSELHRSLLRQYGEHLGLDYERVPSNNASMQFAEALAKAWIEYNNPRALVMIVAQPEEHNMYDQHWLSAILKEKHNITAIRKTLADIDQEGELLPDGTLLVGGQAIAVVYFRSGYAPTDYPSEAEWRARMLMEQSLAVKCPSIAYHLAGTKKVQQELAKPNVLERFLDKKEDIAKVQKFFAGLWSLDEHEIVKRAIERPEIFVMKPQREGGGNNIYGDDVRESLLRLQKEKTEEDAAYILMQRIFPAASSTYLVRNGICHKDHAISELGVYSAYLRNDDKVIVNDQCGYLMRTKVSSSNEGGVAAGFAVLDSIYLR, encoded by the exons ATGGGTACTTCCCATTCATCTTCTCTCTCACTCTCCCTTTCTTTTCCTACCACCACACCCAATCCCAGTCATTGCCATCTTTTACCCCCAACTCCACTCACAAACAACTCCATTCCCCTCTTTGCTTCTCTTCTTCTAAAACCCACTTCCAATTTCGTATCCCAACATCACTACTCTCCCTTTTCATCTTCAAAGATTGTTACTTTGAGGAGTGGCAGAGAAAAATTGATGGAGATCCAACAAGGAACTGGTACAAGTACTACACCCAATTTTGATTTACATGGTATTGATGATGATTTGGTTGCAAAAATGGTTTATGATGCTCTTGTTTGGTGCTCTCTCCATGGCCTTGTTGTTGGTGACAGAAGTGTTCAG AGATCAGGAAAAGTACCTGGTGTTGGTATTGTACATGCTCCGTTTGCTTTGCTGCCTGTTTCATTCCCAGAAAATCAATTCAAACAAGCATGTGAGGTTGCACCCATTTTCAATGAACTTATAGATCGTGTGAGTTTGGATGGAAACTTCTTGCAGGAGTCATTATCAAG AACAAAGAAAGTAGATGCTTTTACATCAAGGCTTCTAGATATCCATTCAAAGATGCTAGAAATGAACAAAATAGAG AAAATACGCTTGGGTTTACATCGCTCCGATTACATGCTTGATGAGGAAACTAAATTACTTCTCCAAATAGAGCTAAATACAATTTCTACTTCGTTTCCTGGCCTCAGTTGTCTTGTCAGTGAACTTCACAG GAGCTTGCTTCGGCAATATGGAGAACACCTTGGATTAGATTATGAAAGAGTACCAAGCAACAATGCTTCAATGCAGTTTGCAGAGGCTCTTGCTAAAGCTTGGATAGAGTATAATAACCCGAG GGCGCTAGTTATGATTGTCGCTCAGCCTGAGGAGCACAACATGTATGATCAACATTGGCTTTCTGCTATATTGAAGGAAAAA CATAATATTACAGCGATTCGGAAAACATTGGCAGACATTGATCAAGAAGGGGAACTTCTACCAGATGGAACACTCCTTGT AGGTGGCCAAGCAATCGCAGTGGTTTATTTTAGATCTGGGTATGCACCAACCGATTATCCTTCGGAAGCT GAATGGAGAGCTAGGATGCTTATGGAGCAGTCATTAGCCGTCAAGTGTCCCTCCATAGCTTATCATTTGGCCGGCACTAAGAAGGTACAACAAGAACTTGCGAAGCCTAATGTGCTCGAGAG ATTCCTAGACAAGAAGGAAGATATTGCCAAGGTGCAGAAATTTTTTGCTGGCTTGTGGAGTCTAGATGAACATGAAATTGTCAAAAGAGCCATTGAAAGACCCGAAATTTTTGTGATGAAGCCCCAAAGAGAAGGCGGAG GGAACAATATCTACGGCGATGATGTGAGGGAAAGCCTCTTAAGATTGCAAAAGGAAAAAACAGAAGAAGATGCTGCTTACATTCTCATGCAACGAATTTTTCCAGCTGCTTCCTCGACATATTTGGTACGCAATGGCATATGTCATAAAGATCATGCA